The sequence below is a genomic window from Bradyrhizobium septentrionale.
CCGGACAGCAGCGTGCTGTGCCGCTCCCATTTGTCCGGAAAGCGGATGCATTTGTAGAGCGGGACGTCCCGATGCGCGGTGCTCTCCGGGATCATCCAGAGTTCGCCATTGTCCTCGATCAGGAACGGGTAGGACAGGTGCCACGGCTCTTCGAGCACGGGCATCACGGTGCCGACCGGTCCCTCGCCGTCGAATTCGATCGCCGAGACGATGCCCTTGCCGACCCGGTGGTCGAGATCTTCGAAGAACACGAACGTCCTGCCCTGCCATTTCACCGGGACGGGATCGGCATAGAAGTGGTTGCCGGGATCGCCGAGCACGTTCCAGGCCGGTCCGGACAGATCACCGGTGCGCCAGACGTCCGCGTTCTCGGCGTAGCGCCATCCGATATGCCAGTGCGGCGCGTAGCAGCACAGCCGATAGATTTCCTTGGCGATCGAAGTCGCCACGCCACGCACGACGAAGGGCGCGGGATTGCGCGGCGCGCTGCTGATCGCCGGAGCGGCCAATTGCGGCACCAGCCGCGGAGCCCCCGACAGAATCGGAGGCAGCATGGACAGTGTCCGTGCTATCACCGTTTCGAGCCCGCCACTCAGGCCGGCTGCGATTTCCGCGGAGGGATGGCCGCGGTCCATGACCGAGCCGTCGCGCTCGTTGACGATTTCGATCACCGGCAGGTCGCCGGCGAGAACGGCCGCCAGCGCCGCATGCTCTCCTGTAGAGCCGTTGAACCGCGGACGGAGATAGAGCCTGGCGGCGCAGTCCGGATCGCGCTCGGCGCTGGTGAAGTCGATCACCACGTCGGGGTCGCCTGCGCGCGGCCGCTCCGGAAGTGCCTTCAGCCCGTCGGCGCCGCCGGCCTTGCCCTTGCGCAGGACGATGCGCTCGAGCTCGAACAGCATGTCGAGGCCGGCCGGTCGAGGCTCCGGCGTCGTGGTCCAGGCGATTTGAACGGGAATATCCTGATCGTTGACGCGCAGCTTTTCGCGGCACATCCAGAGCCGCGGCTGCTCACGATCGCAGCGGAACTCGATAATCATGTCCAGCCCAACTTCCTAGTGCGCGTCCGCCCCCACGGCGTTGGCGAGAATGCGGACGTATTCCTCTATCATGGCATCCAACGAATAGCGCGACTTCAGGCCCACGGCGCTTTGCCGCAGCTGGTCGCTCAACACACGATCGGTCAGGACCTTCGATACGGCGGCCGAAAACTCCGCCTCGTCAGCAGCGTCAACGAACACCGCCGCGGGCTGTCCCTGGTAGGACAGCACCTCGCGCAAGACCGGAAGATCGTTGACGACGCATGGAATGCCGGCACTCGCGGCCTCGACGGCGGCGAGGCCGAAGGTTTCGGCCTGCGTCGGAAACACGAAGACGTCGAGGCAAGCCAGGAAGTCGGCCATCTGGCGCGGCGGAATCTCGCCGATGAGGTGCAGCCGGTCCGAGACTTTCAGTTCATCGGCCAGTGCCTTGAGCCGTGCTTCATCGGCGCCCTGGCCGGCGAGCGCAAGGTGCCAGGATGGGTCGGCGGCCAGCAGGCGGATTGCTGCATCGAGCCGCTTGTGCGGGTGCAGCCTGGCCGCGCAGCCGAGCAGGGTACGATCCGGCGGCAGCTTGAACTGCTGTCGTGCAATGTCCTTCGGCAGGCTGTGCGACTTGTCGTCGAAGCCGTGCGGCACGTGCTTCATCCGCGCGCGATAGGGCGCGGGATAGCGGGCGTATTCACGCTCCATATCCCGCGAGTTCAGCGTGATGGAGTGGAAGAAGCCGGTAGAGCCCATGATGATGTCGGCGGCGCGCACCGGCATGCTCATCGACATTGCCGAGGAGACCTGGTTGGCGATCACGGGGGCGCGGCTGATGAGGCGCGACACGCCTCCGCCGATCACGTTGCCGAAGTGCTGGAAGGTCAGGACGACATCGGGCCGGATGGTCCTGAGATGTCCGGCGAGCGTCCACAGCATCCGCAGCAGCGCCACCGGATTTCCCGGGCGGCTCGACGCGCAATAGAACGTATTGGGCGGTTCGTCGAAGGAATCCGATTTGCGGAAGAAGAACAGGTTGGCGACGTCATAGCCGCGCGCGGTGAGGCCGGCACCGAGCAGCCGCGATATCTCCTGCGCGCCGGCGTTCTCGGCCTGGGTCTGCACCAGGACAACACGCAGCTTCTTGCCGCTCTCGTTCGGTCGATCGCGTGACGCGGCCGATGCCTCGCGCAATGCTGTGCTTGGCGTGTATTGGAGCACGGATTCCTCACCCGTTGAAGGAGTGGATTCGCTCCCCTCATTTTTGCGCGCGTACCTATCACGCGAAACGTGCTCGTGCACCGGGTAGCGCGTGTTGAGGTTACTGCTCATTTAGTGCGATCGGACATGGCCAGCAATCAAAAGCGCAAACAAAGCGATTGTCTCACACATAGGGTACAACTGGCTCGTTAACTAATTGGTTACGGCCGCGTAGGGAGGGGGTAACCGCAGATTAACCATAGATATTTACGTTGGCGCAGTACTGTCAGTTGAATTCGAGTTTGAACCCATGAAGTTCGGTAGCCGCGTAGGCCCGAGACGTTCCGAAGCCACGGAACCCGCAGCGTCGTGGGAAAATGCCGGCGTGCCGGCCGGCCAATCCTCCACAGAAATCACCAAGGGCGTGCTTAGCCTTGCCGGCGTGGTCGGCTTTTTCCGTGAGAACGGTCAACGCATTCTGATGCTCGCCGCGGTCATCTTCGCGGTCGGCGTCATCTTGCTGATGTTGATCCCGGCGCGCTACGCGGCGACTGCGCTGGTCGTGGTCGACCCGCGCGAGCAGCGCGTCACCGCCGATCAGGACGTGCTGCCGGGGATCGGGCAAGATGCCGCAGCGCTGCAGAGCTATGTCGAGATCGCCAAATCGGACGGATTTCTCGGGCCGCTGATCGACCAGCTCAAGATCGCCGAGGACAGCGACATCTCCGGCGGCAGGACCGATCCCACCCGCCTGCTCGACCGGTTTCGCAACCGGCTCGATATCTCCAGGCGCGGATTAACCTATGTGATCGCCATCAAGTTCACGTCCAACGACCCGCAGCGCGCAGCGTACTACGCCAATGCGGTGGCCGAGGCGTTCGTCGCCAGCCAGCGCGGAACCCGCAGCGTCGCGACCGACGAGGCGGCCGACTGGCTGAAGAGCCGGCTCAAGGCGTTGAACGACCGGCTGCGGTTGTCGGAAGATGCCGTCGCCAAATTCAAGCTCGAGCACCGGATCGTCAACGCCGGCAAGGAATCGACCACGCAGCAATTGCGCGTCACCGATCTGACGCAGCAGGTCGCCGCCGCGCGCGCCCGCACCGAAGAGGCCAAGGCGCGCTATGAGCAATCGCAACGCGACCTGAAGGCCAATGTCGACGGCCCGGTCAAGCAGGACCTGCTGAGCGTGCTGCGTGCCCAGCGGTCCGCCCTCAACGACCAGATCGCGCAGAAGCGCGCCGTGCTCGGCGATCGCCATCCCGACCTCGTGATGTCGCTCAGCCAGTTGAGCGACCTCAACCGGCAGATCGAGATCGAGCGGAAGAAGAACATCGACACCGCGAAGTCGGAATACGAGGCGCAGCGCGACCAGCAGAAGGCGCTGGAAGACCAGCTGAAGGCGGCCGAGCAGCAGATCCTGGTCGACGGTCAGGCGCTCGTTAAGCTGCAGGAATTGCAGCGCGACGCCGACGCCAACAAGAACATCTACGAGCAGTTCCTCTCGCGCTACAGGACGACCGACGAGCAGCGCGGTTTGCAGAGCTCGCAGACCAAAGTCGCATCGCCGGCGACGCCGCCGGTGCGCTCGACGCTTCCGCCGCTGCCTCTGCTGCTCGTCGCACTCGCGATCGTTTCGCTGCTGACCTCGACGGCGATTGTCGCCATTCCCGGCCTGAAGCCGTTTCCGATCAAGGCCGTTCCCGTGCCGCGTCGCGCCGAAGCGCCGCCCGCGCCGCAGCCTGCGCTGCCGCCGGGATTGCCGGTGCTAGCCCGCATTCCGAACATGGTGTCGCCGGATGCCGTCCGGAGCGTCTGGCAGACCCCGATTGCAACGACGGCCGAGCCCGATCTCAGTCCGCATCTTCAGCTGCTGGTCGAGAACATCGAGCAGCTTCCGGGAGACCACGGCAAGGTGGCGCTGCTGCTGTCGGTCGAGGCCGGTGCAGGCGGCAGCACTGTCGCACGGTCGCTGAACCGGTCCGCCGTCAAGAACGGGACGCTCAGCGTCCTGATCGAGATGGAATCCAGGCGGGCCGAGACCGCACCGCCGCAAGGCTCGGGGATCATCAAGGCCGATCTGCCGTCCGTCGTCGAGCTGCTGGGCGCCAGCAGCAAGGCGCCGCCGTATCCGCCGGACGATATTCGCGGCGATTTCGGCCTGATCATCGTCGACGCATCGTCGCTTGCGATGCAGCCGGCGGCGGTTGCGCTGGCTGCCCATGCCGATCTGGTGATCCTGGTGGTTCGCGAGGGGGCCGCCAACGCGGCATCCGTCGCCAAGGCGAGGGCTGATCTGTCGAGGTCCGGTTCGGTGCCGACAGCGCTTGTCGTCAACCGCGTGGCCGGCAATGCCGCGGTTCGCGGCCGTCAGGGCGAAGCCCTGGGATTGGCAAGCTGAAGAAGCTTAAAGCATCGGTTCTGATTGAATCAGAACATATGCTCTAACTTTCTTGAAGCGTTTTCTTCACGCAAACCGGCGTCCACTTCGCTCGAAAACGCTTAGTCCTTGCTATCGGCGACGCGGACCGCGTAGGCGCCACTCTTCGACGACGCCAGATGCGTCAGCACCAGGATTGACGGATCGACGCCGGTCCGGCGGCGGCACAGCACGTTGAGGGCGATGGTGGTAAGCACCAGCGACACGGTGGCCGCAATCGCAGCGCCGAGCACGCCGAGCCAGGGGATCAGCACGACAAATCCCACCAGCCGCAACGCCACGTTGGCGGCGACGACCGGAACATAGTCGCGCTCATGCCCGGTCAGCTGCAGAACCGCGGCGGACGGTCCGCCCGCCGCCTGGAACGCCGTTCCGATTGCGAGCACGATTAGCACCCACTGCTGCGCGGCGAAATGCGGCCCGAACAGGCCGAGCAAATAGGGGGCGCCGACCCAGACGATGACGAGCCCGCTGAGCACGCACAGCGCGGTCACCTCGGCCATCAGCTTCAGCGTATGTTCGAGCTCGCCGTGATTCTTGCTGAAATACAGCGAGGGGAGCCGGCGCGCGCCGAACGTGTAGAGCGCGGCCGAGAGCATGGCGAAGATGTTCGCCAGACGCGATGCGGCGAAATAGACGCCGGCCGTGGCCGGATCGAGCATCCAGTAGACCAGGATGACGTCGAAATACTGGTTGGCCGCTTCCAGAATGGAGGAGAGCCAGAAGCGGAATGCGCTCCGGTTCCAGCGTGCGGTCTCGAGGCGGGCGGTGACCGTGCGCAGGTTCGGCAGCGCGCGCACGACCGACACGATCTGCACGGCGAGCCCCAGCGCCATCGCGGCCGACATCGCGGTGAACAGCTCGGCTGGGGTGAGTTGCCGGTGGCCGAGCAGCACCGCGATCAGGAACAGGACAACGGCAACCCGCCAGAAGAACTCGCGGTTGCCTTCCCCCATCAGAATGCTGACTAGGGATCGCGCGATCTGGCTGCCGAGCATGAGCCCGGCATTGACGGCCGCAAACGCCGAGACCGACAGGACCAGCAGCCACCACTCGCCGCGAATGACCGCCGCTGCGGCGATCGCGGCGATCGAAATCAGCATGCCGACCGCGGAGTACTTCAGGCTCGACAGCAGGACGCCCTTGGTGAGGTCGGCCTGGCCGCGCACCTGGTATTCGTTGAGGAAGCGAACAAGCAGCAATTCCTGGCCGACCAGGCCCACGACCGATGCGATCTGGGCGACGGAAAGCCAGGTCGCAAAATCTCCAAACGCGTCGGGCGTCATGGTCCGCGCGGCCAGCGAGAACAGCGCGAATGCCAGCCCGCCGCTACCAACCTTGAGCAGGATGGTCCCGGCAACGCCGCGCGTCACATCGCGCCGTAGCAGTTGGAGAACAGAGGCAATCACCGGAGATATCTCAATATCCAGTCAGGCTGTCGACCGTAGCAATCGGTCAAGTCGCGAGTGTTAATGTTGTCTTGCTAAGATTCCGTTCCTTCCGGCTCGCCACGCGGTTGTGAACCAGGTCAACCCGTCGCCTTGCTCCATTCTGGAACGGCATCGCGCGCGCTGTCTCCAAACGGTGCAGATCGGGTGTTTCTCCGAAGCTCGGTCCAAAGGCGAGGACCGCGCCGGGTGAGGCCGCGTCTGCGTGCCAAGGGCGTCCGTCGAGGCTCCATGGCCAGGCGACAGACCCGCCATCCTGCTGGTGAGCCTCCAATAGATCGGTTTCATGACGGTCTTTGGTGCAAGCCATGTGCCGAGAGCCTGCCGATCGCAGTCGGCACGTTTTCATTAACCCCAATCATGGAACTCGTCGTGTTCGTTCGGGAAGGCGGCACGGCAGGCAGGGAAATTGCAGTTCTGCGGTCAATTAGCCGTTGGAGCGGACAAACATGATTGCCGAGGAAAGCACGACCAGGCCGATCGCGAGCTGCGAGGCCGAGGTCATCGAAGCGGATGTCGCGATCGTGGGCGCCGGTTTGGCGGGCTCGCTTGCGCGAGCCGTGCTTGCCCGGGCCGGCTACCGGGTCGTCCTGATCGACAAGCGCGCGATTCCTCCTGACGAATTCCGCGTCGAAAAGATCGCGGGACGGCAGATCGACATCCTGCGCCGCCTCGGCTTCATCGACGATGTCGAGGCCGTCGCCGCGCCCTTTGACAGGGTGCTCAACATCAGGGACGGCAGGCTGATCGATATCGGCGTCGGCCGGTCCTACGGAATTTCCTATGCCAACCTCGTCAACATGGCCCGCGACCTGACGCCTGATACGTCGAGCTTCCTGCTCGATCAGGTGACCAATGTCAGCTGCAGCGAGGACCGTCAGCAGTTGACGCTGGCCTCCGGCAGACGCGTCGTCTCGCGTCTCGTCATTCTGGCGACCGGCATGGCGGCCGCGCTTG
It includes:
- a CDS encoding glycosyltransferase family 4 protein; the encoded protein is MLQYTPSTALREASAASRDRPNESGKKLRVVLVQTQAENAGAQEISRLLGAGLTARGYDVANLFFFRKSDSFDEPPNTFYCASSRPGNPVALLRMLWTLAGHLRTIRPDVVLTFQHFGNVIGGGVSRLISRAPVIANQVSSAMSMSMPVRAADIIMGSTGFFHSITLNSRDMEREYARYPAPYRARMKHVPHGFDDKSHSLPKDIARQQFKLPPDRTLLGCAARLHPHKRLDAAIRLLAADPSWHLALAGQGADEARLKALADELKVSDRLHLIGEIPPRQMADFLACLDVFVFPTQAETFGLAAVEAASAGIPCVVNDLPVLREVLSYQGQPAAVFVDAADEAEFSAAVSKVLTDRVLSDQLRQSAVGLKSRYSLDAMIEEYVRILANAVGADAH
- a CDS encoding GumC family protein, which translates into the protein MKFGSRVGPRRSEATEPAASWENAGVPAGQSSTEITKGVLSLAGVVGFFRENGQRILMLAAVIFAVGVILLMLIPARYAATALVVVDPREQRVTADQDVLPGIGQDAAALQSYVEIAKSDGFLGPLIDQLKIAEDSDISGGRTDPTRLLDRFRNRLDISRRGLTYVIAIKFTSNDPQRAAYYANAVAEAFVASQRGTRSVATDEAADWLKSRLKALNDRLRLSEDAVAKFKLEHRIVNAGKESTTQQLRVTDLTQQVAAARARTEEAKARYEQSQRDLKANVDGPVKQDLLSVLRAQRSALNDQIAQKRAVLGDRHPDLVMSLSQLSDLNRQIEIERKKNIDTAKSEYEAQRDQQKALEDQLKAAEQQILVDGQALVKLQELQRDADANKNIYEQFLSRYRTTDEQRGLQSSQTKVASPATPPVRSTLPPLPLLLVALAIVSLLTSTAIVAIPGLKPFPIKAVPVPRRAEAPPAPQPALPPGLPVLARIPNMVSPDAVRSVWQTPIATTAEPDLSPHLQLLVENIEQLPGDHGKVALLLSVEAGAGGSTVARSLNRSAVKNGTLSVLIEMESRRAETAPPQGSGIIKADLPSVVELLGASSKAPPYPPDDIRGDFGLIIVDASSLAMQPAAVALAAHADLVILVVREGAANAASVAKARADLSRSGSVPTALVVNRVAGNAAVRGRQGEALGLAS
- a CDS encoding lipopolysaccharide biosynthesis protein encodes the protein MIASVLQLLRRDVTRGVAGTILLKVGSGGLAFALFSLAARTMTPDAFGDFATWLSVAQIASVVGLVGQELLLVRFLNEYQVRGQADLTKGVLLSSLKYSAVGMLISIAAIAAAAVIRGEWWLLVLSVSAFAAVNAGLMLGSQIARSLVSILMGEGNREFFWRVAVVLFLIAVLLGHRQLTPAELFTAMSAAMALGLAVQIVSVVRALPNLRTVTARLETARWNRSAFRFWLSSILEAANQYFDVILVYWMLDPATAGVYFAASRLANIFAMLSAALYTFGARRLPSLYFSKNHGELEHTLKLMAEVTALCVLSGLVIVWVGAPYLLGLFGPHFAAQQWVLIVLAIGTAFQAAGGPSAAVLQLTGHERDYVPVVAANVALRLVGFVVLIPWLGVLGAAIAATVSLVLTTIALNVLCRRRTGVDPSILVLTHLASSKSGAYAVRVADSKD